A stretch of Besnoitia besnoiti strain Bb-Ger1 chromosome III, whole genome shotgun sequence DNA encodes these proteins:
- a CDS encoding NifU family domain-containing protein (encoded by transcript BESB_047230): MSLRRSYPAASFTDQLSILTSFRGLQARRNHTDTRSSSQVSGASPTSDTTLREPQGPDGHATVRIELTPNPQARKFVIENGPLLGDAAPGTSRSYTQQQLRPHGESPLADRLFKVDGLSSVLIARDYITVVKSRDVEWQDVEELVTQCILDQLRSGVPAFRPTLPSEEFTGTNGVSQESGKESKAEEQEDLSEAIRELLHMRARPMLQADGGDLEMMRFDEDTGIVWVHLKGSCEGCPSSLITVKRGMKQMLQYYIPEVEDVRQCDENGDPLEDEEEEE; this comes from the exons ATGTCTCTTCGGCGAAGCTACCCGGCTGCAAGCTTCACCGACCAGCTGTCCATTCTGACGAGTTTCCGCGGACTTCAGGCAAGGAGAAACCACACTGACACGCGCTCCTCGTCTCAAGTCTCTGGGGCTTCGCCAACTAGCGACACTACACTCCGCGAACCACAGGGCCCGGATGGGCATGCCACTGTTCGTATTGAGCTCACGCCCAATCCACAGGCTCGCAAGTTCGTGATTGAAAACGGTCCTTTACttggcgacgccgcccccgGTACATCGCGAAGCTACACGCAGCAACAGCTACGACCAC ATGGAGAGTCACCACTAGCTGACCGCCTTTTCAAG GTTGATGGACTGAGTTCTGTGTTAATCGCGCGAGACTATATCACGGTCGTGAAGTCAAGGGACGTGGAGTGGCAGGACGTGGAGGAGCTTGTTACGCAGTGCATCTTGGA CCAGTTGAGATCGGGGGTTCCCGCGTTCCGACCAACTTTACCGTCCGAGGAATTCACCGGCACAAATGGTGTTTCACAGGAATCCGGGAAGGAGTCTAAAGCGGAAGAGCAGGAAGACTTGTCTGAAGCAATCAGAGAGCTGTTGCACATGCGAGCGCGACCAATGCTTCAGGCTGATGGAGGAGATCTTGAGATGATGCGCTTTGATGAAGATACTGGAATCGTTTGGGTGCATCTTAAGGGAAGTTGCGAGGGATGTCCAAGTTCGCTGATCACTGTCAAACGAGGAATGAAGCAAATGCTACAGTACTATATTCCAGAG GTGGAGGACGTGCGCCAGTGCGATGAAAACGGTGATCCACTCGAGgatgaggaggaagaggagtgA
- a CDS encoding hypothetical protein (encoded by transcript BESB_047220), with product MRLALQDNRAGLPATLIHLGNGMSLKVEYHLDFRLQNIHFKLCTKDNRFIMFFFIPIAYLQDIAIPEELDPAVHASCYDRVRKFVRRPQRAAVLQVSEWPKVIPLNRKQQQLSGDAEPYLLGSGGRVIHAAICISPP from the exons ATGAGGCTTGCCCTGCAGGATAATCGCGCAGGATTACCTGCAACATTAATTCATCTTGGCAATGGCATGTCTCTCAAAGTGGAGTATCACCTCGATTTCCGTCTCCAA AATATTCACTTCAAGCTGTGCACCAAGGACAACCGCTTCATTATGTTCTTCTTCATTCCCATCGCATAC CTGCAAGACATTGCCATTCCGGAAGAGCTCGATCCCGCTGTG CACGCCTCTTGCTACGATCGTGTCCGGAAATTTGTCCGCCGTCCGCAGCGGGCTGCTGTCCTGCAAGTAAGCGAATGGCCGAAAGTTATTCCCCTGAATcggaagcagcagcagctgagcggcgacgcagagccgtATTTACTGGGAAGTGGGGGTCGAGTGATACATGCGGCAATTTGCATTTCGCCTCCGTAG
- a CDS encoding hypothetical protein (encoded by transcript BESB_047240), translating to MSFLVMGLFSPGLRGANPTGARPKKPSGGRTILSCRGTPSKAYHLPSNVGLHLTGSVAGLRGGPIGEATAGSVLWERTPMTAIQKRSLYWPPPRSDRSKRLTLPSGKKCFVFNAKRDQDGDLEPVVCFVDSQNNLLMWFNEEEFLEFEKLVPRLESYYELWEEKAANTRTKETIAAEAASDIPSIGLDG from the exons ATGTCTTTCCTTGTGATGGGCTTGTTTTCGCCAGGGCTGCGCGGAGCTAACCCAACGGGGGCACGGCCGAAGAAACCTTCCGGCGGTCGTACCATATTGTCTTGCCGAGGGACTCCTTCGAAGGCATATCATCTTCCATCGAATGTTGGTTTGCACCTAACCGGGTCTGTCGCGGGACTTCGTGGGGGGCCCATTGGAGAAGCTACCGCAGGATCCGTGCTGTGGGAGCGTACGCCAATGACTGCCATCCAGAAGCGCAGTTTGTActggccgcctccgcgcagcgaCCGGTCGAAACGATTAACG CTCCCTTCGGGCAAAAAATGCTTCGTGTTCAATGCGAAGAGAGACCAAGATGGAGATCTCGAGCCGGTCGTATGCTTCGTGGATAG TCAAAACAACCTCCTGATGTGGTTTAACGAGGAAGAGTTCTTGGAATTCGAGAAGCTG GTGCCCCGTCTCGAGAGCTACTACGAACTCTGGGAGGAAAAAGCTGCGAACACTCGGACAAAGGAAACAAttgcagcagaagcagctaGTGATATTCCAAGCATTGGCCTGGACGGCTGA
- a CDS encoding hypothetical protein (encoded by transcript BESB_047260), producing MAASTVGGVSDPGTNVPLHVMASVVAVPAVVSGPHTGATTDVQPGCGLSPQHAAASQTDYVWSWDHRPPPPEPVEESTLSGALPPAAAAILALTNPSAAVAGAAAATGARVPSIPVGSFAGSEEGTRLSNVRAMCQTIELARALVSVYYHPEQKPLVKTAFHRRADVVRVLEDIRQMRAILVDPVEKLQVQELEEALQVACMRSMEEEAHAGGEAEAAERALRKQLTDEEASEGSSSALAGAGAFVADAAAKLGGCIRQATSELLGADKKSKGVKRRLSGGLLKLAWKGIRRGRSGHRAPVKSNAAPPVATESSSQGSTSVARSTPPRSAGCCRSANAIAGVKENAQVLEAIDELSEDTGVGEMSCRARSDRRACRGRSLSLRTERAGRRGWGGRRSRTPAGLFERQGGSKKICKDDVVGTERTAKFRTLSSNGVADSPVFGSLQHDRPQARTGSQSVVSHRQHSAPPLLPPHAEVHEAAHSLSQKPRRWRGWTRRWSHSDLQMSDLMEAADSVCDSRLLITAGRPRTELALGTAAASSTGTHTALCAECGKHVRKAPRRLSRFRKLRARDEPGVNKSILSQKIRNFEPSLPSNEVCTSALDTRRKSSVTSMYSRVGSADRPRRSTWNPFRVHKRRSSGALGGQASSGREGTQKEQEGQDAHPTHVVSELEKRVTKGAAAVPRTSTVKGWLRRALSGSSKSKGWRPYEHEAEQGGETSAQLRRSFPTASDGGGSSVRTDSLPSQVSMTSQSMTADEAGGGLQGGAATMNKPGTIIDADVSSSGAEPAIELWLPRHVSRSSSRGLEEYHSSHKSERLSLACDTLDDVRRSAWHPGRNGGLESEALRSETRCRIRRGLPSRSPSESEEVDTSFSETIGAGSDPDGQQLPH from the exons ATGGCGGCTTCCACGGTAGGAGGTGTCTCGGACCCCGGCACCAATGTGCCGTTACACGTTATGGCTTCTGTAGTAGCTGTTCCTGCAGTCGTGAGTGGCCCTCACACAGGCGCAACCACAGACGTCCAACCAGGGTGCGGGCTTTCGCCGCAGCATGCGGCAGCATCTCAGACCGACTACGTTTGGTCCTGGGATCATCGGCCGCCTCCACCAGAACCTGTGGAGGAGTCGACTCTTAGTGGTGCGCTCCccccggccgccgcagcgattCTTGCACTCACCAACCCGTCTGCAGCGGTGGCAggtgccgcagcagcgacaggcgcAAGAGTTCCCTCCATACCGGTTGGGAGTTTTGCTGGCTCTGAGGAAGGGACCCGGCTATCGAACGTCCGAGCCATGTGCCAGACTATCGAGCTGGCTCGAGCGCTTGTCAGTGTTTACTACCATCCCGAGCAGAAGCCACTCGTGAAAACTGCATTTCACAGACGAGCTGACGTTGTCCGTGTTTTAGAAGATATTCGACAAATGCGGGCGATTTTGGTAGATCCAGTTGAGAAGCTGCAGGTGCAAGAGCTAGAAGAAGCCTTACAGGTGGCGTGCATGCGGAGcatggaagaagaggcacaCGCGGGAGGGgaagccgaggcggcggaacgTGCACTGCGGAAGCAGCTAACTGATGAGGAAGCAAGCGAAGGGAGCTCTTCAGCTCtggcaggcgctggcgcatTCGTAGCAGATGCTGCTGCAAAGCTAGGTGGCTGCATACGGCAGGCGACATCGGAGCTCCTAGGCGCCGACAAGAAGTCGAAAGGCGTTAAGAGACGCCTGAGCGGTGGCCTTTTGAAGTTGGCTTGGAAGGGGATTCGCAGAGGTCGTTCGGGTCACCGCGCTCCTGTCAAATCCAACGCAGCTCCGCCCGTGGCAACCGAATCGTCGTCACAAGGAAGCACCTCGGTGGCACGAAGCACGCCTCCAAGGTCtgctggctgctgccgcagcgccaaTGCTATCGCCGGCGTCAAGGAGAACGCTCAAGTTCTGGAGGCAATAGATGAGTTGAGCGAGGACACAGGGGTGGGTGAGATgagctgtcgcgcgcgcagtGACAGGCGCGCCTGTAGGGGCAGATCACTGTCACTCAGAACGGAACGTGCTGGCAGGCGCGGATGGGGAGGGCGGCGTTCCCGTACGCCCGCAGGGCTGTTCGAGCGGCAGGGAGGCTCGAAGAAAATTTGCAAGGATGATGTCGTAGGAACGGAGCGCACAGCGAAATTCAGGACGCTATCTTCGAACGGCGTCGCAGACAGCCCAGTTTTTGGGAGCCTTCAGCATGATCGACCTCAGGCGAGAACTGGTTCACAATCTGTAGTAAGCCACAGACAACATTCTGCCCCGCCGTTGCTCCCGCCGCACGCCGAGGTCCACGAGGCTGCTCACTCGCTGAGTCAAAAACCTCGGCGGTGGCGGGGCTGGACCAGGAGATGGTCCCACTCGGATCTGCAAATGAGTGATTTgatggaggcggcagactcTGTCTGTGATAGTCGGTTGTTGATAACCGCAGGGCGGCCACGCACCGAGCTGGCGTTGGGTacagcagctgcttcttcgACAGGGACTCACACCGCCCTGTGCGCGGAGTGCGGGAAGCATG TGCGaaaggcgcctcgccgactCTCTCGGTTCCGGAAGCTTAGGGCACGCGATGAGCCCGGCGTCAACAAATCGATACTGTCCCAAAAGATCCGCAATTTCGAACCGTCACTACCATCAAATGAAGTTTGTACCAGCGCACTGGATACACGCAGGAAATCGAGTGTAACTAGCATGTACAGCAGAGTCGGTAGTGCTGACAGGCCGCGCCGATCGACTTGGAATCCTTTCAGGGTTCACAAAAGAAGAAGCTCCGGAGCTCTGGGAGGCCAAGCTTCTTCTGGGCGCGAGGGAACGCAGAAAGAACAGGAAGGCCAAGACGCCCACCCGACCCACGTCGTTAGTGAATTGGAGAAGAGAGTGACAAAGGGTGCAGCAGCGGTGCCGCGCACTAGCACGGTCAAGGGCTGGTTAAGGCGCGCACTTTCTGGGTCATCGAAAAGCAAAGGTTGGAGGCCTTACGAGCACGAAGCAGAACAAGGCGGGGAGACTTCCGCACAGTTGCGACGCTCCTTTCCAACGGCGTCAGACGGAGGAGGTTCTTCGGTCCGAACTGATAGCCTTCCAAGTCAGGTAAGCATGACCAGCCAGAGTATGACCGCTGatgaggcaggcggcgggcttCAGGGCGGTGCTGCTACCATGAACAAGCCAGGAACTATCATTGATGCGGACGTTTCCTCATCGGGAGCTGAGCCTGCTATTGAGCTTTGGCTTCCGCGGCACGTATCAAGATCTAGCTCGAGAGGACTTGAAGAATACCATAGTTCTCACAAGAGCGAGAGGCTGTCCCTTGCATGCGACACTCTGGATGACGTCCGGAGATCTGCATGGCACCCTGGAAGGAATGGAGGATTAGAAAGTGAAGCCCTCCGCTCGGAGACACGCTGCCGAATCAGGAGAGGCTTGCCTTCGAGGTCCCCAtcggagagcgaagaagtcGACACCAGTTTTAGTGAGACTATTGGCGCGGGGAGCGATCCCGACGGCCAGCAGTTGCCGCACTAA
- a CDS encoding rhomboid protease ROM3 (encoded by transcript BESB_047250), whose amino-acid sequence MASPRGSDLEAQSLLGKPAVAQVTHFTITLWFNWQLWRAVTPLFLHASALHLVFNLLFILHIGLRMEERYGMKKFLALYFFSSVVGNLFSMMMQPRALSVGASTAGFGIIGGMAAEVCVIWRKLSEDVKQIYSVDIVIFAILIFFVSFGHTAYRSTVLLRWFPVLYYGSAAACAAILLVSPLFLLMQSPYRVVSPV is encoded by the exons ATGGCATCTCCTCGCGGATCCGATCTCGAGGCTCAAAGCCTCCTTG GCAAGCCTGCTGTTGCACAAGTCACGCATTTCACCATAACCCTGTGGTT CAACTGGCAGCTCTGGCGAGCCGTCACGCCGCTGTTTCTTCACGCATCGGCGTTGCACTTGGTGTTCAACCTGTTATTTATTCTG CATATTGGTCTACGCATGGAAGAACGCTATGGAATGAAGAAGTTCTTGGCACTGTACTTCTTCTCCT CTGTGGTTGGAAACCTGTTCTCCATGATGATGCAGCCAAGGGCATTG TCGGTCGGAGCCAGCACGGCAGGGTTTG GTATCATTGGCGGAATGGCGGCGGAAGTCTGCGTGATCTGGCGCAAGCTCTCCGAAGACGTGAAACAAATATACTCCGTCGATATCGTTATCTTCGCTATCCTGATATTCTTCGTATCTTTCGGTCACACGG CGTATCGTTCTACGGTCCTACTCAGATGGTTCCCGGTTCTCTACTAtggctctgctgcagcgtgcgCAGCAATTCTACTTGTATCACCCCTCTTCTTACTCATGCAGTCCCCTTATCGCGTGGTAAGCCCAGTCTAG